A single genomic interval of Plantibacter sp. Leaf314 harbors:
- a CDS encoding DUF4832 domain-containing protein, with amino-acid sequence MNRRLRLLAVLAACGLAVATPLSAAAQAPAPTPADTVVYEPSDAIIANPERGFDHTNNTHYYPEGTAGGPGYTPLDVPTLAAYREEGITELVRVFYLERFVAEPTLDPAWLALVQADFDAAREAGISIIPRFAYLAGGDWPYTPPYGDAPLDIVLGHIEQLTPIFQDNADVISVVQAGFVGLWGEGYYTDHFAADPANPGVLTAEDWAKRRAVVDALLEAVPADRSIQVRTMSMKQNILGVPSGTEGAITEAQAFDGSAIARIGHHNDCFLAAPDDWGTYLSDPLTLDQDYLAQESDWVPVGGETCNVNPPRSEWETASAEMERYNFSYLNWDYLQDVLQSWGQENLDTTAKRLGYRFVMTGSSVAEGTLSLTIRNDGWAAPYNSRPAYLVLSNAERAVQVPFGSDARTWAAGEPVTLQASLADVPAGRYDTALALPATHETIAADSRYAVQTANVGTWDPATGLNSLQRQVTVADGVVMAEPAAGAAPRLPDTGVAAALPAVIGAGVVGLGALALVLTRRRRVMVD; translated from the coding sequence GTGAACCGTCGTCTCCGTCTCCTCGCCGTCCTCGCCGCCTGCGGGCTCGCCGTGGCCACCCCGCTGAGTGCAGCGGCGCAGGCGCCCGCCCCGACACCCGCCGACACCGTCGTCTACGAGCCGAGTGACGCGATCATCGCGAACCCGGAGCGCGGCTTCGACCACACGAACAACACCCACTACTACCCGGAGGGGACGGCCGGCGGCCCGGGCTACACGCCGCTCGACGTCCCGACGCTCGCCGCCTACCGCGAGGAGGGCATCACCGAGCTCGTCCGCGTGTTCTACCTGGAGCGGTTCGTCGCCGAGCCGACGCTCGACCCGGCCTGGCTCGCGCTCGTCCAGGCGGACTTCGACGCCGCCCGCGAGGCGGGCATCTCGATCATCCCGCGCTTCGCCTACCTGGCCGGCGGGGACTGGCCCTACACGCCGCCCTACGGTGACGCACCGCTCGACATCGTGCTCGGGCACATCGAGCAGCTGACGCCGATCTTCCAGGACAACGCCGACGTCATCTCCGTCGTCCAGGCCGGCTTCGTCGGGCTCTGGGGTGAGGGCTACTACACCGACCACTTCGCGGCCGATCCGGCGAACCCGGGCGTGCTCACGGCCGAGGACTGGGCGAAGCGGCGTGCCGTCGTCGACGCACTGCTCGAGGCGGTTCCGGCCGACCGGTCCATCCAGGTGCGGACGATGAGCATGAAACAGAACATCCTGGGGGTCCCGAGCGGCACCGAGGGGGCGATCACCGAGGCGCAGGCGTTCGACGGCAGCGCCATCGCGCGCATCGGTCACCACAACGACTGCTTCCTCGCCGCGCCCGACGACTGGGGCACCTACCTCTCCGACCCGCTGACCCTCGACCAGGACTACCTCGCCCAGGAGAGCGACTGGGTGCCCGTCGGCGGCGAGACCTGCAACGTGAACCCGCCGCGCTCCGAGTGGGAGACCGCCTCGGCGGAGATGGAGCGGTACAACTTCAGCTACCTCAACTGGGACTACCTGCAGGACGTCCTGCAGTCGTGGGGCCAGGAGAACCTCGACACGACCGCGAAGCGTCTCGGGTACCGGTTCGTCATGACGGGGAGTTCGGTCGCCGAGGGCACCCTGTCGCTCACGATCCGCAACGACGGTTGGGCCGCGCCCTACAACAGCCGTCCCGCGTACCTCGTCCTGTCGAACGCCGAGCGCGCCGTGCAGGTGCCCTTCGGTTCTGATGCCCGCACCTGGGCCGCCGGCGAGCCGGTGACGCTGCAGGCGTCGCTCGCCGACGTGCCGGCCGGCCGGTACGACACCGCCCTCGCCCTCCCGGCCACGCACGAGACGATCGCGGCCGACTCCCGGTACGCGGTGCAGACGGCGAACGTCGGCACCTGGGATCCGGCGACGGGGCTGAACAGCCTGCAGCGTCAGGTCACGGTCGCGGACGGCGTCGTCATGGCCGAGCCGGCCGCGGGTGCCGCGCCCCGGTTGCCCGACACCGGTGTCGCCGCGGCGCTGCCGGCGGTGATCGGCGCCGGCGTGGTCGGCCTCGGGGCGTTGGCGCTCGTCCTCACCCGGCGTCGCCGGGTCATGGTCGACTGA
- a CDS encoding Glu/Leu/Phe/Val dehydrogenase family protein, which produces MTSFDPAASGDAMHSTTLPHERLSITHGPRSGLTISVALHSTALGPALGGARLWRYPSWVDAVDDSLRLAAGMTMKNAAAGLAHGGGKSVIHLPPGRTLDAEERRDAMLDLGDAVEALDGRYRTAEDVGTTAEDMAVVSERTAHVSGLPADRGGVGEPSEATAAGVHAAITATLETVLGTPLVAGHRATISGLGQVGGRLARRLAVEGARLIVTDVDPRKRALAEEIGASWIEPGDEHLVETDLFVPCGVGGALNARVIGQLRCRAVVGAANNQLATRADALALEERGILWAPDFVANAGGVIYLAMASEPGADTAAIEQRVSAIGRTVQAVYRDAAATGVTTLVAAERLAMSRIDAATGALAAV; this is translated from the coding sequence ATGACGTCATTCGACCCTGCCGCGTCCGGCGACGCGATGCACAGCACCACCCTCCCCCATGAACGGCTGTCGATCACGCACGGTCCGCGTTCCGGCCTCACGATCAGCGTCGCCCTCCACTCCACCGCGCTCGGTCCGGCACTCGGCGGCGCGCGGCTCTGGCGGTATCCGAGCTGGGTCGACGCCGTGGACGACTCGCTCCGACTCGCGGCCGGGATGACGATGAAGAACGCGGCGGCCGGTCTCGCCCACGGCGGCGGCAAGTCGGTGATCCACCTCCCACCGGGCCGCACCCTGGACGCCGAGGAACGACGCGACGCGATGCTCGACCTCGGCGACGCGGTCGAAGCCCTCGACGGGCGGTACCGGACCGCGGAGGACGTCGGCACGACGGCGGAGGACATGGCGGTCGTCTCGGAGCGGACCGCCCACGTGAGCGGCCTGCCGGCGGATCGGGGCGGCGTCGGAGAACCGAGCGAGGCGACCGCGGCCGGGGTGCACGCGGCCATCACCGCGACGCTCGAGACGGTCCTCGGCACGCCGCTCGTGGCCGGGCACCGGGCGACGATCTCCGGCCTCGGCCAGGTCGGCGGTCGGCTGGCACGTCGGCTCGCGGTGGAGGGTGCGCGGCTCATCGTCACCGACGTCGACCCGCGCAAACGCGCGCTCGCGGAGGAGATCGGCGCCAGCTGGATCGAACCGGGCGACGAGCACCTCGTCGAGACCGATCTGTTCGTCCCCTGCGGCGTGGGCGGTGCCCTCAATGCGCGGGTCATCGGTCAGCTGCGCTGCCGCGCCGTCGTCGGTGCGGCCAACAACCAGCTCGCCACGAGGGCCGACGCGCTCGCCCTGGAGGAGCGCGGGATCCTCTGGGCTCCGGACTTCGTCGCCAACGCCGGCGGGGTGATCTACCTCGCGATGGCGTCGGAGCCGGGCGCCGACACGGCGGCGATCGAGCAGCGGGTGTCGGCGATCGGCCGGACGGTGCAGGCGGTCTACCGCGATGCCGCCGCCACGGGCGTCACCACGCTCGTCGCCGCCGAACGGCTGGCGATGTCGCGGATCGACGCGGCCACCGGGGCCCTCGCGGCGGTGTGA
- a CDS encoding aliphatic sulfonate ABC transporter substrate-binding protein, translated as MPIRRRFTTSRAGRIALVAATATAALLLSGCVAGENAPAAGGDSTAGTTEGGTLNIDFATYNPLSLIIKDQGWLEDALDDQDITVNWVQSAGSNKANEALRADAIDVGSTAGSAALLNRANGSAIRAIDVFSQPEWSAIVVGAGSPITDVSELKGKKVAATKGTDPYFFLLQALEEAGLSASDVTIENLQHADGWAALQNGSVDAWAGLDPIMAGAEEAGAKLIYRNVDFNSYGILAATESFIDERPDVAQTVVNAYEHAREWATSNPDETAQILADAAGLDLAVATKVITERSNLDVDPTPGKAQEQVLSIIGPIFVESGDVSSQDKVDDALADLFDPSFVKDADPSAIGAK; from the coding sequence ATGCCCATTCGACGTCGCTTCACCACCTCCCGAGCCGGACGCATCGCGCTCGTCGCCGCCACCGCGACGGCCGCGCTCCTCCTGAGCGGCTGCGTCGCCGGCGAGAACGCCCCGGCAGCCGGCGGCGACAGCACCGCCGGCACCACCGAGGGCGGCACCCTGAACATCGACTTCGCGACCTACAACCCGCTCTCGCTCATCATCAAGGACCAGGGCTGGCTCGAGGATGCGCTCGACGACCAGGACATCACCGTCAACTGGGTGCAGTCGGCCGGTTCGAACAAGGCCAACGAGGCTCTCAGAGCGGACGCGATCGACGTCGGCTCCACGGCTGGTTCGGCGGCGCTCCTGAACCGCGCGAACGGCTCCGCCATCCGGGCGATCGACGTGTTCTCCCAGCCCGAGTGGTCCGCGATCGTCGTCGGCGCCGGCTCCCCCATCACCGACGTCTCCGAGCTCAAGGGCAAGAAGGTCGCCGCCACGAAGGGCACCGACCCGTACTTCTTCCTCCTCCAGGCCCTCGAGGAGGCCGGACTCTCGGCCTCCGACGTCACGATCGAGAACCTTCAGCACGCCGACGGCTGGGCGGCCCTGCAGAACGGCTCCGTCGACGCGTGGGCGGGGCTCGACCCGATCATGGCCGGTGCCGAGGAGGCGGGTGCGAAGCTCATCTACCGCAACGTCGACTTCAACAGCTACGGCATCCTCGCCGCGACGGAGTCCTTCATCGACGAGCGACCCGACGTCGCCCAGACCGTCGTGAACGCCTACGAGCACGCCCGCGAGTGGGCCACGTCGAACCCCGACGAGACGGCGCAGATCCTCGCCGACGCCGCCGGCCTCGACCTCGCGGTCGCGACGAAGGTGATCACGGAGCGCTCCAACCTCGACGTCGACCCGACCCCGGGGAAGGCGCAGGAGCAGGTGCTGTCGATCATCGGGCCGATCTTCGTGGAATCCGGCGACGTCTCCTCGCAGGACAAGGTGGACGACGCCCTGGCGGACCTCTTCGACCCGAGCTTCGTCAAGGACGCCGACCCGTCCGCCATCGGCGCGAAGTAG
- a CDS encoding DUF1304 domain-containing protein, with protein sequence MLVVSLILVGIAALVHVYIFVLESLRWTEPSTRKTFGTSELEAETTRGMAYNQGFYNLFLAIGTIVGIVFLITGSTGIGAALVFASAGSMLLASLVLITSDRTKARPAVVQGLPPLLGLIALGIALAL encoded by the coding sequence ATGCTCGTCGTCAGTCTCATCCTCGTCGGCATCGCCGCGCTCGTGCACGTCTACATCTTCGTCCTCGAGTCCCTGCGCTGGACCGAGCCCTCCACCCGCAAGACCTTCGGCACCTCCGAGCTGGAGGCCGAGACGACGCGGGGGATGGCCTACAACCAGGGCTTCTACAACCTCTTCCTCGCCATCGGCACGATCGTCGGCATCGTGTTCCTCATCACCGGCTCGACCGGGATCGGCGCCGCCCTCGTCTTCGCCTCAGCCGGTTCGATGCTGCTGGCCTCGCTCGTCCTCATCACCTCCGACCGCACGAAGGCCCGTCCGGCCGTCGTCCAGGGCCTGCCCCCGCTGCTCGGGCTCATCGCGCTCGGCATCGCCCTCGCCCTCTGA
- a CDS encoding ABC transporter ATP-binding protein, translating into MTNAARSPLAGSSSTAARAAGSGAAAVETRASAVAFEAVGRAFANGPGTSSADPRPVLRDVTITAEAGEVVAILGTSGCGKSTLLRIAAGLDHPTSGSVLIDGTPVAGIDPRMAFGFQEPRLLPWRTIAANVALGLPKRTPTAEGRERVAGLLELVGLADFAEHRPREVSGGMAQRASLARALARRPGVLLLDEPFGALDALTRLKMQDLLLSIHLAAPTTILLVTHDVDEALQLADRVILLGREPGKPGSTIAQTVTVPGGRPRDRGSAELAELRGRLLDGLGIDRHGLARGDQRLPSIPHFPY; encoded by the coding sequence ATGACGAACGCCGCCCGCAGCCCGCTCGCCGGGAGCAGCTCCACCGCCGCCCGCGCGGCGGGATCCGGAGCCGCAGCCGTGGAGACCCGCGCCTCCGCGGTCGCCTTCGAGGCCGTGGGACGAGCCTTCGCGAACGGCCCCGGCACCTCCTCCGCCGACCCGCGTCCGGTGCTCCGCGACGTCACCATCACGGCCGAAGCCGGCGAGGTCGTCGCCATCCTCGGGACGAGCGGCTGCGGCAAGTCGACCCTGCTGCGCATCGCCGCCGGTCTCGACCACCCCACCTCCGGCTCCGTGCTCATCGACGGCACCCCCGTCGCCGGCATCGACCCCCGCATGGCGTTCGGCTTCCAGGAGCCGCGACTCCTCCCCTGGCGCACCATCGCGGCCAACGTCGCCCTCGGACTCCCGAAGCGGACACCCACGGCGGAGGGGCGCGAGCGCGTGGCCGGTCTCCTGGAGCTCGTCGGCCTCGCCGACTTCGCCGAGCACCGTCCCCGCGAGGTGTCCGGCGGCATGGCCCAACGCGCCTCCCTCGCCCGAGCGCTCGCCCGGCGACCCGGCGTCCTCCTCCTCGACGAGCCGTTCGGCGCCCTCGACGCCCTCACCCGGCTGAAGATGCAGGACCTGCTGCTCTCGATCCACCTCGCAGCACCCACCACGATCCTCCTCGTGACGCACGACGTCGACGAGGCCCTCCAGCTCGCCGACCGGGTCATCCTCCTCGGACGTGAGCCGGGGAAACCCGGTTCGACCATCGCGCAGACCGTGACCGTCCCCGGTGGCCGACCACGCGACCGCGGCTCGGCCGAACTCGCCGAACTGCGCGGACGCCTCCTCGACGGGCTCGGCATCGACCGCCACGGCCTGGCCCGCGGCGACCAACGACTGCCGTCCATCCCGCACTTCCCGTACTGA
- a CDS encoding AEC family transporter, with protein MGGVLTGFAIIGTVILVGYLAGRFGVGGPTTGHVLNRVAFFVTNPALLFTVLVSADLREVFSSFIWVALASALVAAGLFLLLNAVWLRKDLSVATIGALGSGYVNANNIGIPVAVYVLGEAGYVAPVILLQLLVFAPIALTILDVRQRGSVSFRGIVTQPFRNPMIIASIIGVVLNLFGVRLPEPVLAPFELVGGAAVPLILMAFGMSLHGMRPLQAGSGRREIFVATAIKAVVMPGFAYLIAHFGFGLSGTPLFASVVLAALPAAQNVYNFASRYEQGVALARDTVLLTTILSVPVLVVVAALLA; from the coding sequence ATGGGTGGAGTGTTGACGGGGTTCGCGATCATCGGCACCGTCATCCTCGTCGGCTACCTCGCGGGACGTTTCGGCGTCGGAGGCCCGACCACCGGGCACGTCCTCAACCGGGTCGCGTTCTTCGTCACCAACCCCGCGCTGCTGTTCACCGTCCTCGTCTCGGCCGATCTGCGCGAGGTGTTCAGCAGCTTCATCTGGGTCGCGCTCGCCAGTGCGCTTGTGGCCGCAGGCCTCTTCCTCCTGCTCAACGCGGTGTGGCTCCGGAAGGACCTCTCGGTCGCGACCATCGGCGCGCTCGGTTCGGGCTACGTGAACGCCAACAACATCGGCATCCCGGTCGCGGTCTACGTCCTCGGCGAGGCCGGGTACGTCGCGCCGGTCATCCTGCTGCAACTCCTCGTCTTCGCGCCGATCGCCCTCACGATCCTCGACGTCAGACAGCGCGGTTCGGTGTCCTTCCGCGGCATCGTCACGCAACCCTTCCGCAATCCGATGATCATCGCGTCGATCATCGGGGTGGTGCTCAACCTGTTCGGGGTGCGGCTCCCCGAGCCGGTCCTGGCGCCGTTCGAGCTCGTCGGTGGTGCCGCCGTCCCGCTCATCCTCATGGCCTTCGGCATGTCCTTGCACGGCATGCGTCCGCTCCAGGCGGGCAGTGGGCGCCGGGAGATCTTCGTGGCGACGGCGATCAAGGCCGTCGTGATGCCCGGGTTCGCGTACCTCATCGCCCACTTCGGCTTCGGGCTGAGCGGCACGCCGCTGTTCGCCTCGGTCGTGCTCGCCGCGTTGCCGGCCGCTCAGAACGTCTACAACTTCGCCAGTCGGTACGAGCAGGGGGTCGCACTCGCCCGCGACACGGTGCTGTTGACGACCATCCTCTCGGTCCCGGTCCTCGTCGTCGTGGCGGCCCTCCTCGCCTGA
- a CDS encoding TetR/AcrR family transcriptional regulator, with product MGRTQEFDTVAVVQAARDVFWDHGFEATSLADLEAATGLRRSSLYHAFESKRGLFDAAVQDYLDTVIRPRLAVLARADDGRAGLAAYFSGVQHVIATLPDDSPRRGCLLLNSAAGLAAHDDALREVVDGYRAELTAAVSDALALARPDADAAELAAEARQLTSLSVSALLLARVNRDEAVAILDVAVSQVARW from the coding sequence ATGGGACGCACGCAGGAGTTCGACACCGTCGCCGTCGTGCAGGCGGCGCGTGACGTGTTCTGGGATCACGGGTTCGAGGCGACCTCCCTCGCCGATCTCGAGGCCGCCACCGGACTGCGTCGATCGAGCCTGTACCACGCCTTCGAGAGCAAGCGCGGACTCTTCGACGCCGCCGTCCAGGACTACCTCGACACGGTCATCCGACCTCGGCTCGCCGTCCTCGCCCGGGCGGACGACGGGCGCGCCGGACTGGCCGCCTACTTCTCCGGGGTGCAGCACGTGATCGCGACCCTGCCGGACGACTCCCCCCGCCGCGGCTGCCTCCTCCTCAACAGCGCGGCGGGCCTCGCCGCCCACGACGACGCCCTGCGCGAAGTCGTCGACGGCTACCGGGCCGAGCTCACCGCGGCGGTCTCGGACGCGCTCGCCCTCGCCCGGCCCGACGCGGATGCGGCCGAACTCGCCGCCGAGGCACGCCAGCTCACCTCGCTCTCGGTCAGCGCCCTCCTGCTCGCGAGGGTCAACCGGGACGAGGCCGTCGCGATCCTCGACGTCGCGGTCTCGCAGGTCGCGCGCTGGTAG
- a CDS encoding exodeoxyribonuclease III, protein MRIATWNVNSIRTRVGRVVDWLVREDVDVLAMQELKCKPEQFPMEAFTKAGYQVELHGLSQWNGVGIASRLPMEDVQIGFPDMPGFGKPPASLALDGPGFDADGLPLEARAIGATVDGVRLWSLYVPNGRAVGDPHYDYKLRWLAALEADTRTWLAENPELPLALMGDWNVAPLDSDVGDPSFGPGSTHITAPERAALAAFVDAGLQDTVRPFVPEGYTFWDYKQLRFPRNEGLRIDFIYGSQAFADHVVEASIHRNERKGDSPSDHVPVVVDLDFSLTDEENDDAPMIFG, encoded by the coding sequence ATGCGCATCGCCACCTGGAACGTCAACTCGATCCGTACCCGCGTCGGCCGCGTGGTCGACTGGCTCGTCCGCGAGGACGTCGACGTCCTCGCGATGCAAGAGCTCAAGTGCAAGCCCGAGCAGTTCCCGATGGAGGCCTTCACCAAGGCCGGCTACCAGGTGGAGCTGCACGGACTCAGCCAGTGGAACGGCGTCGGCATCGCCAGCCGCCTCCCGATGGAGGACGTGCAGATCGGGTTCCCCGACATGCCCGGCTTCGGCAAGCCACCGGCGAGCCTCGCCCTCGACGGCCCTGGCTTCGACGCCGACGGACTCCCACTCGAAGCGCGCGCGATCGGGGCCACCGTCGACGGCGTCCGTCTCTGGAGTCTGTACGTCCCGAACGGGCGCGCAGTCGGCGATCCCCACTACGACTACAAGCTGCGCTGGCTCGCCGCCCTCGAGGCCGACACCCGCACCTGGCTCGCCGAGAACCCCGAGCTGCCCCTGGCCCTCATGGGCGACTGGAACGTCGCACCGCTCGACTCCGACGTCGGCGACCCGAGCTTCGGGCCCGGCTCCACACACATCACCGCACCCGAACGGGCCGCCCTCGCCGCCTTCGTCGACGCCGGCCTGCAGGACACCGTTCGGCCGTTCGTCCCCGAGGGGTACACCTTCTGGGACTACAAGCAGCTCCGGTTCCCGCGGAACGAGGGTCTCCGGATCGACTTCATCTACGGCTCGCAGGCCTTCGCAGACCACGTCGTCGAAGCGTCGATCCACCGCAACGAGCGCAAGGGCGACAGCCCGAGCGACCACGTGCCCGTCGTCGTCGACCTCGACTTCTCGCTCACCGACGAGGAGAACGACGACGCACCGATGATCTTCGGCTGA
- a CDS encoding amino acid permease, with protein MTDGTTPRHERAGDRAESRETIGDEMLAVQDFSSEEQGYHKTLKPRQIQMIAIGGAIGTGLFLGAGGRLNSSGPALILVYALCGFFAFLILRALGELVLHRPSSGSFISYAREFYGEKMAFGAGWLYFLNWAMTSIVDVTAAALYIKTFGKLFGWKELEDFPQWVFALGALVIVLALNLVSVKLFGEMEFWFALIKVSALVVFLIVGVCFIVFGGRTDIGAVGFSVIGDNGGLFPVGAFAPMIAISGVVFAYAAIELVGTAAGETAEPKKIMPKAVNTVIFRIAIFYVGSVLLLSLLLPYTAYQAGESPFVTFFSHIGSEQAGAISASVMNFVVLTAALSSLNAGLYSTGRILRSMAVNGSAPAFTGKMSKNGVPFGGILLTAALTLLGVLLNALYPSKAFEIVLEISAIGIIGGWATIILCQIQLQRWAKQGKVERPSFRLFGAPFTSYLTLAFLAFVLVTMGFSETGRWVLASLIILIPMLIVGWFAAKPRILAAAKAREGHTGTWPVVAERPAIDANKRKRGGAPRS; from the coding sequence ATGACCGACGGCACGACACCCAGGCACGAACGCGCAGGCGATCGGGCCGAATCCCGCGAGACGATCGGCGACGAGATGCTCGCTGTCCAGGACTTCTCGAGCGAGGAGCAGGGGTACCACAAGACGCTCAAGCCGCGCCAGATCCAGATGATCGCCATCGGTGGTGCGATCGGTACGGGACTCTTCCTCGGAGCCGGTGGTCGGCTGAACAGCTCGGGCCCCGCGCTCATCCTCGTCTACGCACTCTGCGGCTTCTTCGCGTTCCTCATCCTGCGCGCGCTCGGTGAGCTCGTCCTGCACCGCCCGTCGTCCGGCTCGTTCATCTCCTACGCCCGGGAGTTCTACGGCGAGAAGATGGCGTTCGGCGCCGGCTGGTTGTACTTCCTCAACTGGGCCATGACCTCGATCGTCGACGTCACCGCCGCCGCGCTCTACATCAAGACCTTCGGCAAGCTCTTCGGGTGGAAGGAGCTCGAGGACTTCCCGCAGTGGGTGTTCGCGCTCGGAGCCCTCGTCATCGTGCTCGCGCTCAACCTCGTCTCCGTGAAGCTGTTCGGTGAGATGGAGTTCTGGTTCGCGCTCATCAAGGTGTCGGCGCTCGTCGTCTTCCTCATCGTGGGCGTCTGCTTCATCGTCTTCGGCGGTCGCACCGACATCGGTGCCGTCGGCTTCTCGGTGATCGGCGACAACGGCGGGCTCTTCCCCGTCGGGGCGTTCGCGCCGATGATCGCGATCTCCGGGGTGGTGTTCGCGTACGCCGCGATCGAGCTCGTCGGGACCGCCGCGGGCGAGACGGCCGAGCCGAAGAAGATCATGCCGAAGGCCGTCAACACGGTCATCTTCCGCATCGCGATCTTCTACGTCGGATCCGTCCTGCTGCTGTCGCTCCTCCTGCCGTACACCGCCTACCAGGCCGGTGAGAGCCCGTTCGTCACCTTCTTCTCGCACATCGGTTCCGAGCAGGCCGGCGCGATCTCGGCCTCGGTCATGAACTTCGTCGTCCTCACGGCGGCCCTGTCGAGCCTCAACGCCGGCCTCTACTCCACCGGTCGTATCCTCCGCTCGATGGCCGTCAACGGCTCCGCGCCCGCGTTCACCGGGAAGATGAGCAAGAACGGCGTACCGTTCGGCGGCATCCTGCTGACGGCGGCGCTCACGCTGCTCGGCGTCCTCCTGAACGCCCTGTACCCGTCGAAGGCGTTCGAGATCGTGCTCGAGATCTCGGCCATCGGCATCATCGGCGGCTGGGCGACGATCATCCTCTGCCAGATCCAGTTGCAGCGGTGGGCGAAGCAGGGCAAGGTCGAGCGGCCGTCGTTCCGCTTGTTCGGCGCGCCGTTCACGTCCTACCTGACGCTGGCCTTCCTGGCGTTCGTCCTCGTCACGATGGGCTTCTCGGAGACCGGGCGGTGGGTGCTCGCCTCCCTCATCATCCTCATCCCGATGCTCATCGTCGGGTGGTTCGCCGCGAAGCCGAGGATCCTGGCGGCGGCGAAGGCCCGGGAGGGGCACACGGGCACCTGGCCCGTGGTCGCCGAGCGGCCTGCGATCGACGCCAACAAGCGGAAGCGCGGTGGCGCACCACGCTCCTAG
- a CDS encoding NADP-dependent oxidoreductase yields the protein MNTSALSTQIQLVSRPEGWPTESDFRTVSVEFPELAPGQLRVQNLFLSVDPYMRGRMNDARSYVAPYQLGETMTGGAIGRVVESAAEGFSAGDVVLHQFGWRDLVQEDASGFRVVPELPGVPLSAYLGVLGMTALTAYVGLLEVAKFREGDTVFVSGAAGAVGTMVGQIARLKGAKRVIGSAGTAEKVALLTEKYGYDAAFNYKDGPVTEQLAAAAPEGIDVYFDNVGGEHLEAAIDAFSDGGRAALCGVISQINETDRPEGPRNLANIVTRGLTLTGFTVGNYTQHFPAFSAEMAGWLQRGEVVFDETVYEGLDHTLDAFLALMRGANTGKMVVKL from the coding sequence GTGAACACCTCCGCGCTCAGCACCCAGATCCAGCTCGTCTCACGACCGGAGGGCTGGCCGACCGAGTCCGACTTCCGCACCGTCTCCGTCGAGTTCCCCGAGCTCGCGCCGGGCCAGCTGCGGGTCCAGAACCTGTTCCTGTCCGTCGACCCCTACATGCGTGGCCGGATGAACGACGCCCGCTCCTACGTCGCGCCGTACCAGCTCGGCGAGACCATGACGGGCGGAGCCATCGGCCGCGTCGTCGAGTCCGCCGCCGAGGGGTTCTCCGCGGGTGACGTCGTCCTGCACCAGTTCGGGTGGCGCGACCTCGTCCAGGAGGACGCGAGTGGCTTCCGTGTCGTCCCCGAGCTGCCGGGCGTCCCGCTGTCCGCCTACCTCGGTGTCCTCGGGATGACCGCCCTCACCGCCTACGTCGGCCTCCTCGAGGTGGCGAAGTTCCGCGAGGGTGACACCGTGTTCGTCTCCGGTGCGGCCGGCGCCGTCGGCACCATGGTCGGTCAGATCGCCCGTCTGAAGGGCGCGAAGCGCGTGATCGGTTCCGCGGGCACGGCCGAGAAGGTCGCGCTGCTCACCGAGAAGTACGGCTACGACGCGGCCTTCAACTACAAGGACGGTCCGGTCACGGAGCAGCTGGCCGCCGCCGCACCCGAGGGCATCGACGTCTACTTCGACAACGTGGGTGGCGAGCACCTCGAAGCGGCGATCGACGCCTTCAGCGACGGCGGACGCGCCGCGCTCTGCGGGGTCATCTCGCAGATCAACGAGACCGACCGTCCCGAGGGCCCCCGCAACCTGGCGAACATCGTCACCCGCGGCCTCACCCTCACCGGCTTCACGGTCGGCAACTACACGCAGCACTTCCCGGCGTTCTCCGCCGAGATGGCCGGATGGCTGCAGCGCGGCGAGGTCGTCTTCGACGAGACCGTCTACGAGGGCCTCGACCACACGCTCGACGCGTTCCTGGCGCTCATGCGCGGCGCGAACACGGGGAAGATGGTCGTCAAGCTCTGA